A part of Clostridium novyi genomic DNA contains:
- a CDS encoding TIGR02530 family flagellar biosynthesis protein: protein MGYRIINGNLYPVGNFPEVVSSNKETDKKQTNSFGELLKNELNKESNKNVDFKISNHAAKRLQDRNIMLSQKDMENINKGINLAKEKGAKDSVILYKNIALVTNIKNRTIITAVDKETSKENVFTNIDSVVLL from the coding sequence ATGGGATATAGAATTATAAATGGAAATTTATATCCAGTAGGAAATTTTCCAGAAGTAGTTAGTAGTAATAAAGAAACTGATAAGAAACAGACTAACTCCTTTGGAGAATTACTAAAAAATGAATTAAATAAAGAATCAAATAAAAATGTTGATTTTAAAATTTCAAATCATGCTGCAAAAAGACTTCAAGATAGAAATATAATGCTATCTCAAAAGGATATGGAAAACATAAATAAAGGAATAAATTTAGCAAAGGAAAAAGGAGCTAAGGATTCAGTAATTCTTTATAAAAACATAGCATTAGTTACGAACATAAAAAATAGAACAATAATAACTGCGGTAGATAAAGAAACATCAAAAGAAAATGTATTTACAAATATAGATAGTGTAGTTTTATTATAG
- a CDS encoding flagellar hook assembly protein FlgD: protein MSDITTTVYKSYGSQINNNDPVSKLLKNNKSSDDKNALEGKVEKVNHYNKATNRGTKIVKKGQEMDKNAFLKILTAELTNQDPMNAKDSTQYISQLAQFSSLEQMANLNSTMSFNSASNMVGKTVALSSYDEYGKQYGGTVTNVRKDGDDIMVSVNVAKYKGNELIGREDKEFNYKDVSDVLSVPDKKDHMMSYLTDHMNYLNDNLTFMGASSLIGKQVEVSNKTEEEKDAKEVVSKGSVLEAFRSKDGIKLKVKLSDSGEEKEFLYSQVMKIRK from the coding sequence ATGTCAGATATAACTACTACAGTTTATAAAAGTTATGGAAGTCAAATTAACAATAACGATCCTGTAAGTAAGTTATTAAAAAATAATAAATCTAGTGATGATAAAAATGCATTAGAAGGAAAAGTAGAAAAAGTAAATCATTATAATAAAGCTACAAATAGGGGAACTAAGATAGTAAAAAAAGGACAGGAAATGGACAAAAATGCCTTTTTGAAAATTTTAACTGCTGAACTTACAAATCAAGACCCTATGAATGCAAAAGATTCTACTCAATATATTTCTCAATTAGCTCAATTTTCTAGTCTTGAACAAATGGCAAATCTAAATTCTACTATGAGCTTTAATTCGGCATCTAACATGGTAGGAAAAACAGTTGCTTTAAGTTCTTATGATGAGTATGGTAAACAATATGGTGGTACTGTAACCAATGTAAGAAAAGACGGAGATGACATTATGGTAAGTGTCAATGTAGCTAAGTATAAGGGGAATGAACTAATAGGTAGAGAAGATAAAGAATTTAATTACAAAGATGTTTCAGATGTTTTAAGTGTACCAGACAAAAAGGATCATATGATGTCTTATTTAACAGACCATATGAATTATTTAAATGATAATTTAACTTTTATGGGGGCATCATCTTTAATAGGAAAGCAAGTAGAGGTTTCTAATAAAACAGAAGAAGAAAAAGATGCAAAAGAAGTAGTTTCAAAGGGAAGTGTACTTGAAGCATTTAGAAGTAAGGATGGAATTAAGTTAAAAGTTAAATTAAGTGATAGTGGAGAAGAAAAAGAATTTTTGTATTCACAAGTAATGAAAATAAGAAAATAA
- a CDS encoding flagellar hook-length control protein FliK, giving the protein MNINNFKNTIATKQSINSDLKSIDLKSYKKDVLNNNFKSLLNKVSKVKDDKSNEISESNTELSDNPKVEKKKNTSLDNILILLLQHLSGENVDFKNTLEEFKEEGVSDDLTQNLLSSEQTISEKVNSLIKMLSQKDTDKDNGLKNILDKLNLLNNEELDENSIKMISKSLEEVNNIGKQDISKNKILQEQIIRTLKSKLFNENSNNKNVKSTTEKIKNSLETDLNSKSLVENNNETKNEFNNENNEEDFLKNLLSRDKSKADTKINRLTTFMNDFNKVNNTVSKDIENEVPVNINKNNLVNDFIKSVKYMEQNNVKEMTVKVMPRELGEIVIRLTVENGLMKANITANNKEAYNLLNSKAQELNNSLGNGEIKIQNFTIDIYNGDTTFFSRENSKEHRNNSNNNTKGKHEGIQALEDIKDNEELLAKELDSNVSAFV; this is encoded by the coding sequence ATGAATATAAATAATTTTAAAAATACTATTGCTACTAAACAAAGTATTAATTCAGATTTAAAAAGTATAGATTTAAAATCTTATAAAAAAGATGTATTAAATAATAATTTTAAAAGTTTATTAAATAAAGTATCAAAAGTTAAAGATGATAAATCTAATGAAATTTCTGAAAGTAATACTGAGTTAAGTGATAATCCTAAAGTTGAGAAAAAAAAGAATACGTCCTTAGATAATATTTTAATATTATTACTTCAACATTTATCCGGAGAAAATGTAGATTTCAAAAACACGTTGGAAGAGTTTAAAGAAGAGGGGGTATCAGATGATTTAACCCAAAATCTTTTAAGTTCAGAACAAACTATTAGTGAAAAAGTTAATAGTTTAATAAAGATGTTGTCACAAAAAGATACTGATAAGGACAATGGATTAAAAAATATATTAGACAAGTTGAACCTGTTAAATAATGAAGAGCTAGATGAAAATTCTATAAAGATGATATCTAAAAGTTTAGAAGAAGTTAATAATATTGGTAAACAAGATATAAGCAAAAATAAGATTTTACAAGAGCAAATTATAAGGACGTTAAAATCTAAATTATTTAATGAGAATTCAAATAATAAAAATGTTAAGAGTACTACAGAGAAAATTAAAAATTCATTGGAAACTGATTTGAATTCAAAATCATTAGTTGAAAATAATAATGAAACTAAAAATGAATTCAATAATGAAAATAATGAAGAGGATTTTCTTAAAAATTTATTATCAAGGGATAAAAGTAAAGCAGATACTAAAATAAACAGATTAACAACTTTTATGAATGATTTTAATAAAGTAAATAACACTGTATCAAAAGATATAGAGAATGAAGTTCCGGTTAATATTAATAAAAATAATTTAGTAAATGATTTTATTAAATCTGTAAAGTATATGGAACAAAATAATGTAAAAGAAATGACAGTTAAAGTTATGCCAAGGGAACTTGGAGAAATAGTAATTAGACTAACTGTAGAAAATGGATTAATGAAGGCTAATATTACAGCTAACAATAAAGAAGCTTATAATCTTCTTAATTCTAAAGCTCAAGAATTAAATAATTCCTTAGGCAATGGAGAAATTAAAATACAAAACTTTACTATTGATATATACAATGGTGATACTACGTTTTTTAGTAGAGAAAATAGTAAAGAACATAGAAACAATTCCAATAATAATACAAAAGGAAAACATGAAGGTATACAAGCTTTAGAAGATATTAAAGATAATGAAGAATTACTAGCAAAAGAATTAGATAGTAATGTAAGTGCATTTGTTTAG
- the fliJ gene encoding flagellar export protein FliJ, producing the protein MEKFNFRLQSLLDIRCSKEEESKIAFKEAQSAKDLTERRLENLKENHDKYSKIDFNCSLIDRKIRQNYCNVLQFNINETSVELDKRTEILEGKRQELKQRQMERKTVEILRDKQEDAYIKEQNLIEQKANDEFALYAYIRNSKI; encoded by the coding sequence ATGGAAAAATTTAATTTCAGGCTTCAGTCGCTTTTAGATATAAGATGTAGTAAAGAAGAAGAAAGTAAAATAGCTTTTAAAGAAGCTCAAAGCGCTAAAGATTTAACTGAAAGAAGATTAGAAAATTTAAAAGAAAATCATGATAAATATTCTAAAATTGATTTTAACTGTAGTTTAATTGATAGAAAAATAAGGCAAAATTATTGCAATGTACTACAGTTTAATATAAATGAAACTAGTGTAGAGCTAGATAAAAGAACTGAAATTCTAGAAGGAAAAAGACAAGAATTAAAACAAAGGCAAATGGAAAGAAAAACAGTTGAAATTTTAAGGGACAAGCAAGAAGATGCTTATATAAAAGAGCAAAATTTAATAGAACAAAAAGCTAATGATGAATTTGCTCTTTATGCATATATAAGAAACTCTAAAATTTAA
- the fliI gene encoding flagellar protein export ATPase FliI, with translation MVEISLDFHSIKEKISKCDFKYTEGIVKQVIGLTIEVEGIKAFVGEVCTIYNKENDPIMCEVVGFKEDNVILMPLGELIGIGPGCRVIPSKNYLTVKCSDKLLGKVLNGLGKSLKQDDEQLYIGTEYPLDTAPPDPLKRRRIKDSIATGVRAIDGFLTCGEGQRVGIFAGSGVGKSTTLGMIAREAKADVNVIALIGERGREVLDFIEKDLGEEGLKKSVIVCATSDQPALVRLKGAFTATAIAEYFRDKGKKVILMMDSVTRFAMAQREVGLAIGEPPATKGYTPSVFAMLPRLMERSGMSEKGSITAFYTVLVDGDDFNEPIADAVRGILDGHIVLSRALAGKNHYPAIDVLNSVSRLMNEIADDEHKKTASFARDLLATYKNSEDLINIGAYAQGSNSKVDMAIQYNDEINNYLRQGIKEHSEFSESINKLVNMFNN, from the coding sequence GTGGTGGAGATTTCTTTAGATTTCCATAGTATAAAAGAAAAAATATCAAAATGTGATTTTAAATATACAGAGGGAATAGTTAAACAAGTTATAGGACTTACTATAGAAGTTGAGGGTATAAAAGCTTTTGTAGGAGAAGTTTGTACTATATATAATAAAGAAAATGATCCTATTATGTGTGAAGTAGTTGGTTTTAAAGAAGATAATGTAATTTTAATGCCCCTTGGAGAACTAATAGGTATAGGGCCTGGATGTAGAGTTATACCATCTAAAAATTATTTAACTGTAAAATGTTCTGATAAACTTTTAGGAAAAGTTTTAAATGGTCTTGGGAAATCTTTAAAACAAGATGATGAACAATTATACATAGGAACAGAATATCCTCTGGATACTGCACCACCAGATCCTTTAAAAAGAAGAAGAATAAAAGATTCTATTGCCACAGGAGTTAGAGCTATAGATGGGTTTTTGACTTGTGGTGAAGGTCAAAGGGTTGGTATTTTTGCAGGTAGTGGAGTTGGAAAAAGTACAACATTAGGTATGATAGCTAGGGAAGCTAAAGCTGATGTTAATGTAATTGCTCTTATAGGTGAAAGAGGACGTGAAGTTTTAGACTTTATTGAAAAAGATTTAGGTGAAGAAGGTTTAAAAAAATCAGTAATAGTTTGTGCAACTTCGGATCAACCAGCTCTTGTAAGATTAAAAGGAGCTTTTACAGCAACAGCTATAGCTGAGTATTTTAGAGATAAAGGTAAAAAAGTAATACTTATGATGGATTCTGTAACAAGATTTGCTATGGCACAAAGGGAAGTTGGACTTGCAATAGGAGAACCACCAGCAACAAAAGGTTATACTCCATCTGTTTTTGCAATGCTTCCAAGGCTTATGGAAAGATCAGGTATGTCTGAAAAAGGATCAATTACAGCTTTTTATACAGTTTTAGTTGATGGGGATGATTTTAATGAACCTATTGCGGATGCTGTTCGTGGAATACTTGATGGGCATATTGTGTTATCAAGAGCATTAGCTGGAAAAAATCATTATCCAGCAATAGATGTTTTAAATAGCGTAAGTAGACTTATGAATGAAATAGCTGATGATGAGCATAAAAAAACAGCATCTTTTGCAAGAGATCTTTTGGCTACTTATAAAAATTCAGAAGATCTTATAAATATAGGAGCTTATGCACAGGGAAGCAATAGTAAGGTTGATATGGCAATCCAATATAATGATGAAATAAATAATTACTTAAGACAAGGAATTAAAGAACATAGTGAATTTAGTGAGAGTATTAATAAACTTGTAAATATGTTTAACAATTAA
- a CDS encoding FliH/SctL family protein: MPSLCNVIKNKSVVSNGLKEITTEYHIEYIEDQNTEEEKKELSKKDAKDFIENYEVLARTMIENARKQSDSIVASAYDEIRKKEEEAYNKGYKEGKSDGYSDGYSEGKKQADEYYDEIKNKANEEIETLNKNADELLLNAKTEYVKYLKDKQQEIKELILSITKSVLKSEIKNSDSINSMILDALESAKDSKSIIVKCNNKYVDSLKESIDKWKVQVVFRGDIFVVPDDNLEEGKAIIQKENGKIIVDINIALEKISQIILMED, encoded by the coding sequence ATGCCATCATTGTGTAATGTTATAAAAAATAAAAGTGTAGTTTCCAATGGATTAAAAGAGATAACTACTGAATATCACATAGAATATATAGAAGATCAAAATACAGAAGAAGAAAAAAAAGAATTAAGTAAAAAAGATGCTAAGGACTTCATAGAAAACTATGAAGTCTTAGCAAGAACAATGATTGAAAATGCAAGAAAGCAAAGTGATTCAATTGTAGCTTCTGCTTACGATGAAATTAGAAAAAAGGAAGAAGAAGCATATAACAAAGGTTATAAAGAAGGAAAATCAGATGGATATTCAGATGGGTATTCAGAGGGTAAAAAACAAGCTGATGAATATTATGATGAAATTAAAAATAAAGCAAATGAAGAAATAGAAACTTTAAATAAAAATGCAGATGAACTTTTACTTAATGCTAAGACAGAGTATGTAAAGTATTTAAAAGATAAACAACAAGAAATAAAAGAGTTAATATTAAGTATTACAAAAAGTGTATTAAAATCAGAAATTAAAAATAGTGATTCAATAAATAGTATGATTTTAGATGCCTTAGAAAGTGCAAAGGATTCAAAAAGTATAATAGTTAAGTGCAATAATAAATATGTGGATAGTCTAAAAGAAAGCATAGATAAGTGGAAAGTACAAGTAGTTTTTAGAGGAGATATATTTGTTGTCCCTGATGACAATTTAGAAGAGGGTAAAGCTATAATACAAAAAGAAAATGGAAAAATTATTGTTGATATCAATATAGCTTTAGAAAAAATAAGCCAAATTATTTTAATGGAAGATTAA
- the fliG gene encoding flagellar motor switch protein FliG — translation MAKENKLTGIQKAAILFITLGPDAASGIIKQLPDTDIQKITYEIANISSVKQEQRTEILQEFIEMNKAKDYIIEGGFEYAKNLLGKALGTQRAKEILDKVTEATQQYRPFAIARKADAHQLLNVISNEHPQTIALILCYLQSEKSAQIMGELPEDIQWEVAYRIASMDNTSPMVIKEIEKVLNNKLSSVVRTDMTSLGGVEAIVDILNQVDRTTEKNITEGLERQNPELAEKIKQSMFIFEDIIALDDASIQRVLREVEIKDLALALKGCSEEVAECIFRNQSKRAASSLKEDIEFLGPVRLMDVEKAQQQVVGIIRRLEDAGEIIISRGGEDAIIV, via the coding sequence ATGGCAAAAGAAAATAAATTAACTGGAATTCAAAAGGCAGCCATTCTGTTCATAACATTAGGTCCAGATGCAGCCTCTGGTATTATAAAACAATTACCAGATACAGATATACAAAAAATAACTTATGAAATAGCTAATATAAGTTCAGTAAAACAAGAGCAAAGAACAGAAATACTTCAAGAATTTATAGAAATGAATAAGGCTAAGGACTATATAATTGAAGGTGGCTTTGAGTATGCAAAAAATCTTCTTGGAAAAGCATTAGGCACTCAAAGAGCAAAAGAAATATTAGACAAGGTAACAGAAGCAACTCAACAATATAGACCTTTTGCAATTGCAAGAAAAGCTGATGCTCATCAACTTTTAAATGTAATATCAAATGAGCATCCACAAACTATTGCACTTATACTTTGTTATCTACAATCAGAAAAATCTGCTCAGATAATGGGTGAATTACCAGAAGATATACAATGGGAAGTGGCATATAGAATAGCATCTATGGATAATACATCTCCTATGGTTATAAAAGAAATAGAGAAAGTATTAAATAATAAATTATCCTCAGTTGTAAGAACTGATATGACTTCTTTAGGTGGTGTTGAAGCTATAGTTGATATATTAAATCAAGTTGATAGAACAACTGAAAAGAATATTACAGAAGGACTTGAAAGACAAAATCCTGAACTTGCAGAAAAGATTAAACAATCTATGTTTATATTCGAAGATATTATTGCACTAGACGATGCTTCAATACAAAGAGTTTTAAGAGAAGTAGAAATAAAAGATCTTGCTCTTGCATTGAAGGGTTGTTCAGAAGAAGTTGCAGAATGTATATTTAGAAATCAATCTAAGAGAGCAGCATCTTCATTAAAAGAAGATATAGAATTCTTAGGACCTGTTAGACTTATGGATGTTGAAAAGGCTCAACAACAAGTTGTTGGTATTATAAGAAGATTAGAAGATGCAGGAGAAATAATAATTTCAAGAGGTGGAGAAGATGCCATCATTGTGTAA
- the fliF gene encoding flagellar basal-body MS-ring/collar protein FliF produces the protein MDKIKEQFRKLFEKFKELSKIKKIAFSILVLGIIIGIVYLVISLNTTKYAVLYKDMDPNDAQTVMAKLADKKLEYKVENNSIKVPEDKAAELRMELAPQLTSGSKGYEILDDGDTFGMTDKERELKYKRALEGELARDIKSLPEVKEAKVLLVMQQEGNFFKQEDPGSASVTLEFETGKKVTKEQIKAIVALVSGSVKNLPKENIKVVGVVNGKTQDLSEDLFKEDGNKDISSVTEKQENYKKNLEKEYVKKIMNVLTPKYGEGVKAAVNVDVNFDASEKTSTLWDPNNVVRSEETEKDTENSKGSKTSASPVDNNMSNTYNSKDENGTSTHEKTTKNYEVGKIEQKVVGAPGKIKKISASVTINDENLSPVDKDKINSLVAGAISYDESRGDIVSVEGMKFNEVNESDAAEEAKKKAEEQKAKEKAFIYKCAGGALLALAIIAGIVAFIRKRRKKNESEEEVVSDSIDMLIDDNVEPTEQLKSINFDEENENTYVEKEIKKYATEKPEQVVEIIKAWMAEDER, from the coding sequence ATGGACAAAATTAAAGAACAGTTTAGAAAACTTTTTGAAAAGTTTAAAGAGCTAAGTAAGATTAAAAAGATAGCATTCAGCATACTAGTTTTAGGAATAATAATTGGGATTGTATACTTAGTTATTTCTTTAAATACTACTAAATATGCTGTGTTATACAAAGATATGGATCCAAACGATGCTCAAACAGTTATGGCTAAATTAGCGGATAAAAAGTTAGAATACAAAGTAGAAAACAATAGTATAAAGGTTCCGGAAGATAAAGCAGCAGAACTTAGAATGGAGCTTGCTCCACAGCTTACAAGTGGAAGTAAGGGTTATGAAATTTTAGATGATGGCGATACTTTTGGAATGACTGATAAAGAAAGAGAACTTAAGTATAAAAGGGCATTAGAAGGAGAACTTGCAAGAGATATAAAATCTCTTCCAGAAGTTAAAGAGGCTAAAGTACTTTTAGTTATGCAACAAGAAGGTAATTTCTTTAAACAAGAAGATCCAGGTAGTGCATCAGTTACATTAGAATTTGAAACAGGTAAAAAGGTTACTAAAGAACAAATAAAGGCAATAGTAGCTTTAGTAAGTGGAAGTGTTAAAAATCTTCCTAAGGAAAATATAAAAGTAGTTGGAGTAGTTAATGGAAAAACTCAAGATTTAAGTGAAGACTTATTTAAAGAAGATGGAAATAAAGATATTTCTTCAGTAACAGAAAAACAAGAAAACTATAAAAAGAATTTAGAAAAAGAATATGTTAAGAAGATAATGAATGTTTTAACTCCTAAATATGGGGAGGGAGTTAAGGCAGCTGTAAATGTTGATGTAAATTTTGATGCATCTGAAAAGACGTCTACCCTTTGGGATCCAAATAATGTAGTAAGAAGTGAAGAAACAGAAAAAGATACTGAAAATTCCAAAGGCAGCAAAACAAGTGCGAGTCCAGTAGATAATAATATGTCTAATACATATAATTCAAAAGATGAAAATGGAACATCTACCCATGAGAAAACTACTAAAAATTATGAAGTTGGAAAAATAGAACAAAAAGTTGTTGGTGCACCAGGAAAAATAAAAAAAATATCTGCATCAGTTACAATAAATGATGAAAATTTAAGTCCAGTAGATAAGGATAAAATAAATAGTTTAGTAGCAGGAGCTATCTCTTATGATGAATCTAGAGGAGATATTGTAAGTGTAGAAGGAATGAAATTCAATGAAGTTAATGAATCTGATGCAGCTGAAGAAGCTAAGAAAAAAGCTGAAGAACAAAAAGCTAAGGAAAAAGCATTTATTTATAAATGTGCAGGAGGAGCATTATTAGCACTTGCAATAATTGCTGGAATAGTGGCATTTATAAGAAAAAGAAGAAAGAAAAATGAATCTGAAGAAGAAGTAGTATCAGATAGTATAGATATGTTAATTGATGATAATGTTGAACCAACAGAACAATTAAAATCAATTAATTTTGATGAAGAAAATGAAAATACTTATGTAGAAAAAGAAATAAAAAAATATGCAACTGAAAAACCAGAACAAGTTGTAGAAATAATTAAAGCTTGGATGGCGGAAGATGAGAGGTGA
- the fliE gene encoding flagellar hook-basal body complex protein FliE → MKINEFIPSEGIYSQVNSIHKDSKKEDNNIGFGETLKKQLNEVNEKQLESQKVTEDFIKGEDVEVHDVMIKNEEAKLSLQLAVQVRNKLMEAYQEINRMQV, encoded by the coding sequence ATGAAGATAAATGAGTTTATACCATCAGAAGGAATATATTCACAAGTTAATTCTATACATAAAGATTCAAAAAAAGAAGATAACAACATAGGATTTGGTGAAACATTAAAAAAACAATTAAATGAAGTAAATGAAAAACAATTAGAATCACAAAAGGTTACTGAAGATTTCATTAAAGGAGAAGATGTGGAAGTTCACGATGTAATGATAAAAAATGAAGAAGCAAAACTTTCCCTTCAACTAGCAGTACAAGTTAGAAATAAATTAATGGAGGCTTATCAAGAGATAAACAGAATGCAAGTATAG
- the flgC gene encoding flagellar basal body rod protein FlgC: MNAFSSLRISASGLSAERLRMDTISSNITNFKTTRGKDGNKEPYRRKIAVFQENLKKELSKDKKGYETSLNGVKAVGIVEDKSPLRRVYNPNHPDADKDGYVLMPNVNILNEMADMIAATRAYEANVTAINSSKSMFMKALEIGR, translated from the coding sequence ATGAATGCTTTTAGTTCCCTTAGAATAAGTGCAAGTGGTCTTTCAGCAGAAAGACTTAGAATGGATACTATATCATCAAACATTACTAATTTCAAAACAACTAGAGGAAAAGATGGAAATAAAGAACCTTACAGAAGAAAAATTGCAGTATTCCAAGAAAATCTTAAAAAAGAATTAAGTAAAGATAAAAAAGGATATGAAACTTCATTAAATGGAGTTAAGGCAGTTGGCATTGTAGAGGACAAATCACCTTTAAGAAGAGTTTATAATCCAAACCATCCAGATGCTGATAAAGATGGATATGTATTGATGCCAAATGTAAATATTTTAAATGAAATGGCAGATATGATTGCTGCAACACGTGCATATGAAGCAAATGTAACAGCTATAAATTCATCTAAAAGTATGTTTATGAAAGCATTAGAAATAGGAAGATAG
- the flgB gene encoding flagellar basal body rod protein FlgB, protein MKIGNMSESQKNYDLIKQSLKATAKRKNVINNNIANFNTKGYKRSYVTFEDSLKESKDKLDLKITNDKHIAYKKKFGEINVKKDESDSMKMDGNNVDVDNEMTNLAANTLEYNALITTLNSTLSLKRYIINGGR, encoded by the coding sequence ATGAAAATAGGAAATATGTCGGAAAGTCAGAAAAATTACGATTTAATAAAACAATCACTAAAGGCTACGGCAAAAAGAAAAAATGTAATAAACAATAATATAGCAAATTTTAATACAAAAGGATACAAAAGGAGTTATGTAACTTTTGAGGATAGTTTAAAGGAAAGTAAGGATAAACTAGATTTAAAAATTACTAATGACAAGCACATTGCTTATAAGAAAAAGTTTGGAGAAATAAATGTAAAAAAAGATGAATCAGACAGTATGAAAATGGACGGAAATAATGTAGATGTTGACAATGAAATGACAAACTTAGCAGCAAATACCTTAGAGTATAACGCACTGATAACTACTTTAAATTCTACATTATCTCTTAAAAGATATATTATAAATGGAGGAAGATAA
- a CDS encoding flagellin, with amino-acid sequence MRLNHNMASLTICREQEKVWNSQSMYMNRISSGFKINSAKDNPNGLVLSEKMRVQIRGLQIAQRNAQDGMSMLQSADGALEEVQSMIIRIRELSIQAGGATNENDRQTLKSEINQMIDGIDDALKHSDFNGKSILSSREKGKTYEKMAIGANVGEVIDIPVYHLSSEELNLNLLKEKKLDGNTIENYLEVVDSAVDRISDIRGKYGALCNRLEGTYNEVYEIHDTIVGTESKIRDTDIAEAMMNLARDNILIEAGQAMLVQSNQFPQDALRVLEGVK; translated from the coding sequence ATGAGATTAAATCATAATATGGCATCATTAACTATATGTCGCGAACAAGAAAAAGTATGGAATAGTCAAAGTATGTATATGAATAGAATTTCATCTGGATTTAAGATAAATTCAGCAAAAGATAATCCTAATGGTCTTGTATTAAGTGAAAAAATGAGAGTTCAAATAAGAGGACTTCAAATAGCTCAAAGAAATGCTCAAGATGGCATGAGTATGCTTCAATCAGCAGATGGAGCATTAGAGGAAGTTCAATCAATGATTATTAGAATAAGGGAACTTTCAATTCAAGCTGGTGGAGCTACTAATGAAAATGATAGACAAACCCTTAAAAGCGAAATAAATCAAATGATTGATGGTATTGATGATGCTTTAAAGCATTCGGATTTTAATGGAAAAAGTATTTTAAGTTCTAGAGAAAAAGGCAAAACTTATGAAAAAATGGCTATTGGGGCTAATGTTGGGGAAGTTATAGACATTCCAGTTTATCATTTATCTAGTGAGGAACTAAATTTAAATTTATTAAAAGAAAAAAAATTAGATGGTAATACAATAGAAAATTATTTGGAAGTTGTCGATAGTGCAGTAGATAGAATTTCAGATATTAGAGGGAAATATGGTGCATTGTGTAATAGGCTTGAAGGAACATATAATGAAGTTTATGAAATACATGATACTATAGTTGGAACTGAAAGCAAAATAAGGGATACTGATATTGCTGAAGCAATGATGAATCTAGCTAGAGATAATATTTTAATAGAAGCAGGACAAGCGATGTTAGTTCAGTCCAATCAATTTCCACAAGATGCTCTAAGGGTATTGGAAGGAGTTAAATAG
- a CDS encoding flagellin has product MLISNALVLGTFSKLNKNIKRSERCNAMASSGKRINKAADDAAGLGICESFKVQVRGLSQGERNTQEGLSLLQCVDGHMEGIQKDLQRMREMAIENATDTRSDEDREKAQKEFNQIKENIKYVSENAEFNKIKLFDKDKKLSIQIKYEPFIYQEINLNELTLNSLGIESDDVLTRDAASKAITSIDDAILKCVSQRVDIGSDMSRLETALNDGKNTNSSTTASLSRIEDIDMATAAMNLFKSDVLVKYTNAMVCHANQDTNNTMKLLG; this is encoded by the coding sequence ATGTTAATTAGTAATGCTCTAGTTTTAGGAACATTTAGTAAATTAAATAAAAACATAAAAAGATCAGAAAGATGTAATGCTATGGCTTCATCTGGAAAAAGAATAAATAAGGCAGCTGATGATGCAGCAGGTCTTGGAATTTGTGAAAGTTTTAAAGTACAAGTAAGAGGACTTTCTCAAGGAGAAAGAAATACTCAAGAAGGATTATCTTTACTTCAATGTGTAGATGGTCATATGGAAGGAATCCAAAAGGATTTACAGAGAATGAGAGAAATGGCAATAGAAAATGCTACGGATACTCGTTCAGATGAAGATAGAGAAAAGGCTCAAAAGGAATTCAATCAAATAAAAGAAAATATAAAATATGTGTCAGAAAATGCTGAGTTCAATAAGATTAAGTTGTTTGACAAAGATAAAAAACTTTCAATACAAATAAAATATGAACCATTTATATATCAAGAAATAAACTTAAATGAATTAACTTTAAATAGTTTAGGTATAGAAAGTGATGATGTTCTTACAAGAGATGCAGCCTCAAAGGCAATAACTTCAATTGATGATGCTATTTTAAAATGTGTATCTCAAAGAGTAGATATTGGAAGTGATATGAGTAGACTTGAAACAGCTTTAAATGATGGAAAAAATACAAACAGTAGTACAACAGCATCATTATCTAGAATAGAAGATATAGATATGGCAACAGCAGCTATGAATTTATTTAAAAGTGATGTTTTAGTTAAGTATACAAATGCAATGGTTTGTCATGCAAATCAAGACACAAATAATACTATGAAACTTTTAGGATAA